AATTAATTTAAATATTTTTGGTCCATTTTGTTTAAATGAAAATTCTCACATTTTCTTTTGCCCTTAACAATATTCTTTAAAATATGTTTCTCAGTTTGTTGAAAACTTTAAATTCCATTTTCCCCCTCAATCGTGTCCTTCTTTCAACAAAATTTCTATCCTAAAAATACAATTTCACCATTTTCTTTTTTGCTCGAATTGTAATTTTACCCACGCATTGTTTTGGGTTTTTATAGCCCTTTTCACCATCGTGAAATAGCGTAGAGAATAGATTTTCTACTTCAGCTAATGTTGTATCTTTAGAAAGTTTATGTAAACGTATTATACCTTTATAAGCATCTTCTGTTCCATGAACTTCAACTTCTCCAATGCAGTTTATTTTAAGTACAAACATCCACAATCTTTAAGATGTTATCATGCAATATTGACTAATAGATACCAATACTATTTTCACTATTAAAAATCTGATATTTTAGATAAAAACACGTCTATTGTAACTGTTAATCAAAATTCAGAATTGTTAGAATATTAGTAATTACCAATAATACACTTAAAACCTAATTTCTTTCAGGAGGGATACAAATGAAGCAAAAGTTACATTTAATTCCGTTTCAAGTGAATGAAGTGGTCGAAGTGGTCGAAGTGGTGCCAGAAGGTATTGAACTTATTGCAGCACCAAAAGTTTGGAAAAATTCTAAAGGGAAGGGGATTACTGTTGCGATATTGGACACAGGCTGCGACGTCACCCATCCTGATTTGAGTGGCCGTATTATCGGTGGGTGGAATTTCACTCATGATGATGATGGACAACCTGATCGATACATCGATTATAATGGCCATGGAACCCATGTAGCTGGCACAATTGCTGCAATCAATAACTACACAGGAGTAGTTGGTGTTGCACCTGAGGCAAGTTTATTGATTTTAAAAGTGCTTGATAAAAATGGATCAGGGCAATACGACTGGATCATAAATGGTATTAACTATGCAGTTGAACAAAGGGTGGATATCATCTCCATGAGCCTCGGAGGATCTGTCGATGTACCTGAGTTACACCAAGCTATTCAAAACGCAATCACTAATCAAATACTAGTCGTTTGTGCTGCTGGTAACGAGGGAGATGGACAGAGTTCTTCAAATGAATTGGCCTATCCTGCCTGCTACAATGAAGTCATCAGCGTCGGTTCCATTAACCTGCAACGCAGATCTTCTTATTTTTCAAATTCGAATAATGAAGTCGACTTAGTGGCCCCTGGTGAAGAAATCCTTTCAACGTATTTAAACGGAACTTATGCAAAACTAAGCGGAACTTCGATGGCAACACCGCATATATCTGGTGCACTTGCACTCATAAAAGAGAATGCCAACAGAAACTTTGAGCGAAATCTGACAGAGGCTGAGCTGTATGCACAATTAATAAAAAGAACGATTCCTTTAGGAAACTCGCCAAAACTCGAAGGCAACGGAATGCTGTACTTAACAACAGAGGAATACTTATCGGATGTATTCAACCAAAAATTATCTGGACAGGCGTTGAAAATATAATGGAAAAACTAGATTTGCTATACTGTGAATGGGAAACGGCCAAGTCAAACTTTTTAAACTATCAGGAAAATCGACCCTATTATGATGAAAAGAAAGATAAGGAAGTCAGAAATCAATACTATCATAGCATTTCATTCACGAATACTACTCTTTTAGACAGCCTTCACACATTGCTCAAAAAAACACATACAGATCAGTTAAACTACAGCCCGCACCGTTATGTGTACCCATGGGTTGATTTACAGGAAAACGGTTCATTAAAAAGTCTTTATTCTGGACAAAGGATGGATCCCCTTTCTGTCATAGAGGAGGACGTTCGGCTCCACGAAATGCAGGCAAAAGGGTTAATAAGCATCTTATCGGATAATCTATTTAACTGTGAACATGTAGTGCCTCAATCATGGTTCGATAAAAAAGAACCAATGAGAGGAGACTTGCATCATTTATTCGCCTGCAATCCTACCTGCAATAGTAGTCGCAGCAACTACCCTTATTATGATTTCCATGATTATGTCCCTGAAGGATTAATTTTAGGAATCAAAGATGGCTGCGGCAAAGCTGAAGAAAGTAAATTCGAACCAGAATACGGCAAAGGAATCGTTGCTAGAGCAACACTCTATTTCCTAATTCGCTATCCAAACATAATAAAAAAAGAACTAGAGAATATCTTCTTATTGTTAAAATGGCATCA
The genomic region above belongs to Lysinibacillus sp. FSL W8-0992 and contains:
- a CDS encoding endonuclease I family protein — encoded protein: MEKLDLLYCEWETAKSNFLNYQENRPYYDEKKDKEVRNQYYHSISFTNTTLLDSLHTLLKKTHTDQLNYSPHRYVYPWVDLQENGSLKSLYSGQRMDPLSVIEEDVRLHEMQAKGLISILSDNLFNCEHVVPQSWFDKKEPMRGDLHHLFACNPTCNSSRSNYPYYDFHDYVPEGLILGIKDGCGKAEESKFEPEYGKGIVARATLYFLIRYPNIIKKELENIFLLLKWHQSFPVSIYEKHRNLAIHELQGNRNPFIDFPGIAECIVTNEKTLIPL
- a CDS encoding S8 family peptidase, with translation MKQKLHLIPFQVNEVVEVVEVVPEGIELIAAPKVWKNSKGKGITVAILDTGCDVTHPDLSGRIIGGWNFTHDDDGQPDRYIDYNGHGTHVAGTIAAINNYTGVVGVAPEASLLILKVLDKNGSGQYDWIINGINYAVEQRVDIISMSLGGSVDVPELHQAIQNAITNQILVVCAAGNEGDGQSSSNELAYPACYNEVISVGSINLQRRSSYFSNSNNEVDLVAPGEEILSTYLNGTYAKLSGTSMATPHISGALALIKENANRNFERNLTEAELYAQLIKRTIPLGNSPKLEGNGMLYLTTEEYLSDVFNQKLSGQALKI